Proteins encoded together in one Corallococcus soli window:
- a CDS encoding CDP-alcohol phosphatidyltransferase family protein, giving the protein MHRRASLVLLNALSLSRLPLAAVFIVVSDSRLRALLVVLAAATDFLDGWIARHRGLATRWGALIDPVADRAFMVTAFLVCLLDGLIGPVELTLLLLRDIGTAIGFIVARLRPDMRAIELKARMLGKLVTTLQLAVLLCVLLYPPLVGPLVALVCLLSLASVVDYTRAVWGQRQRQQRPPSPPLGAPMGSVRK; this is encoded by the coding sequence ATGCACCGTCGGGCAAGCCTCGTGCTGCTCAATGCACTGTCCCTGTCGCGCCTTCCGCTCGCCGCGGTGTTCATCGTGGTGTCGGATTCGCGCCTGCGGGCGTTGCTCGTGGTGCTGGCCGCGGCCACGGACTTCCTGGACGGCTGGATTGCCCGGCACCGGGGACTGGCCACGCGCTGGGGGGCCCTCATCGACCCCGTGGCGGACCGGGCCTTCATGGTGACGGCCTTCCTCGTGTGCCTGCTGGACGGGCTCATCGGTCCGGTGGAGCTGACGCTGCTGCTGCTGCGCGACATCGGCACGGCCATCGGGTTCATCGTCGCCAGGCTGCGCCCGGACATGCGGGCCATCGAGCTCAAGGCGCGGATGCTGGGCAAGCTCGTCACCACGTTGCAGTTGGCGGTGCTGCTGTGCGTGCTGCTCTACCCGCCGCTGGTGGGCCCGCTCGTGGCGCTCGTCTGCCTGCTGTCGCTGGCGTCGGTGGTGGACTACACGCGCGCGGTGTGGGGCCAGCGGCAGCGCCAGCAGCGGCCGCCCTCCCCACCGCTGGGCGCGCCCATGGGCTCCGTCCGCAAGTGA